A region from the Coffea eugenioides isolate CCC68of chromosome 9, Ceug_1.0, whole genome shotgun sequence genome encodes:
- the LOC113782544 gene encoding protein SRG1-like, giving the protein MSSLGHENNTINLQELCKEPLLAIPPHYIQLDHQESFSSPSHLMPAIPIVDMESMTVGQAKDFELQKLHSSCKEWGVFQVVNHGVSSSVVEKLKYEIEEFYKLPLEEKMRYKLRPGDVEGYGQTIANLKDQKIDWADRFLMVINPIHKRNPHLLSELPSSLREAMEAYFKETQKLAMVLFKLIGQALEIDKREMEDMFEDGQQLVRMTYYPPCPQPELVVGLRPHSDAGGLTILLQVNGVQGLQVKKNGVWIPVNILPDAFVVHIGDAMEIFSNGIYKSIVHRATVNSVKERISIGMFFNPKLEMEIGPATSLINEKNPPQYKRMPMEQYVKDFFSRKLRSKTIVDQMRIKGEQPNTE; this is encoded by the exons ATGTCCTCATTAGGTCATGAGAATAATACAATAAACCTGCAGGAGCTTTGCAAAGAGCCTCTACTTGCCATCCCACCTCATTACATTCAGTTGGATCATCAAGAATCATTTTCTTCTCCAAGCCATCTAATGCCAGCTATTCCGATCGTTGACATGGAAAGTATGACTGTTGGCCAGGCCAAGGATTTTGAACTACAAAAGTTGCATTCATCTTGCAAAGAATGGGGTGTATTTCAG GTGGTGAACCATGGAGTTAGCTCTTCAGTGGTGGAGAAACTGAAGTACGAAATTGAAGAATTTTACAAGCTACCTTTAGAAGAGAAGATGAGGTACAAGCTGAGGCCAGGCGATGTCGAAGGTTATGGCCAAACAATTGCTAACTTAAAAGATCAAAAGATTGATTGGGCTGATAGGTTTCTTATGGTAATCAACCCCATCCATAAGAGAAATCCTCATCTCCTATCAGAGCTCCCTTCATCCCTTAG agaaGCCATGGAGGCTTACTTTAAAGAAACCCAAAAACTTGCCATGGTTTTGTTTAAACTCATTGGGCAAGCTCTGGAAATAGACAAGAGAGAAATGGAAGACATGTTTGAAGATGGGCAGCAATTAGTTAGGATGACTTACTATCCTCCATGTCCCCAACCAGAGCTGGTTGTGGGGCTTAGGCCTCACTCAGATGCTGGTGGACTCACCATTCTTCTTCAAGTCAATGGGGTGCAAGGCTTACAAGTGAAAAAGAATGGAGTCTGGATTCCAGTGAACATCCTCCCAGATGCTTTCGTGGTCCATATAGGAGATGCTATGGAG ATCTTCAGCAATGGAATATACAAAAGCATTGTGCATAGGGCAACTGTAAACTCAGTGAAGGAAAGAATCTCAATAGGAATGTTTTTCAATCCCAAGCTGGAAATGGAAATTGGACCGGCAACTTCCCTGATAAACGAAAAAAATCCACCTCAGTACAAAAGAATGCCAATGGAACAGTATGTCAAAGATTTCTTCTCTCGCAAGCTTCGAAGCAAGACGATCGTAGATCAAATGAGGATTAAAGGGGAGCAGCCAAATACTGAATAA